A window of Punica granatum isolate Tunisia-2019 chromosome 8, ASM765513v2, whole genome shotgun sequence genomic DNA:
CCAGCTGCAAAAGTGACCAATTCTTCGATCATGTCTCGTTCTCTCCAAAGCTTTAAGTTTGTCTCTTCCGTTGTCCTCGACGGAGCCGCCGCCGCTATCGCCAGGTAATTCACATGATCCGGGCTCGAACACctccctcttttctttctttctgcaATTCCTCTGTTTTCTTCATACAGAGGAAGGCGTCTCGTAGCGATCGGGCGCTCAATTGCTTTCGGTTTTGTGGTTTCAGGCGGGGATTTGCAGCTGCTGCGGTGGCAGAGGGAGGAGCTGCTGCGTCTAGCAGCGTGAGGATCGGCGGGGCGAGGAGCAGTGCCGCCTTGAAGAGAAGCGGAGAGGAGAAAGTGAAGTCTGTGGAGAAGGTGTCGTGGGGACCCGACCCGAAGACCGGATACTACAGGCCTGAGAGCGCCGCGGCAGAGATCGACGTGGCCCAGCTGCGTGCCGCCCTGCTTAAGCACAGCACCTGAGTACACCGGCTTCGGATGGATCGGGAAAACGAGGGAAATTATTACATGAGCTCAGTCCATCACGATATAACATTCGACTGAGCCGATCATAAGCTGACATAATATCTTATGATTATGATCCAATTGGTTCCAACAATGAATACTTGCTTGTAGACGTGTGTACGAGGTGGGACTGAATTCGAGTAATAATTTCTCGTATTATAACCAGATTCAAATTTACAATTCTGTCCTCCTACCAAGCTTCTCTCATCCCATGATATAATGATATctcgtattttttttaatgaaaatacggatatatttaatttattaattgagaTTAATTTCATTTCGACACTGATCTATCATAATCACGAAACGCAATTAATAGGTATAAATACTCCTACGCTGTACAAAATTCGTCCACTTAAATGCGATCTCGTTCTTTTGTGGGGCCACGTTTGGTGTTGGCCTCACTGGCCGCCGCTTGGGTCAATggattttcattcttttcctCTAGAAGTTTGATTGTTCGTTCTTTCCTTTCGATCGAATTACTTGTGGAATggaataataatgataatgtaGAAAAGAAATATGAATGTGTCGTGGTCTCTGATTAATGATTAAGCAACaaaaagtctttttttttttttttggtgaataagTCTCTATTTGTTTAAGaaaatttgtttaatttctGAACTTCCGGCTGGTTCATTCTATGGAGAAACGGTGGAAATGGATGGATAACTCAATTTGACTTATTTAATCTCGAGGGCACCGATTGTCTGCCCCTTTTGATAACTCATCATTGACtttatttattgaattaattttttttgggtatagGAACTCATCATCATTAACTTTACACAAGACTGAATCTTGGGCTAACGTTTAGATCAAGCTTTAGAATAAAAAGTTTGACGTCTGGTTCATGTTAGAGATCCAAAATTGGGTTGAAATATCCTACATATTGTCCTAGGTCGTATGAACACGCCCAGACAATTTAGATAGGATGCAATGTGGACCTTCATTGGCGTTTGATGAAGAAAAAACACGAATAAGAAGTTTCTAGGGCATTTGTTAAGGACCAGTACGAGATTAAAGTTTCTCACACGATATTGTGGCACATCCTTTGTAACATATGTAAACATGTAAGCTCAGACATTGATATTAGATCCTGATTATAcgatattttcagtaatttttaaatttttaataaagtaatatttatttattaacagTACAATTAGCCAACAGCATCATATTAGTTTTCGGACACGCTAATATTTGTCGAAGACTATGACAAAGACCGAAGAAAGCGCATACAATGAGAACGAGGACATAATAACAGTCCAAGACTCTGACCTAGAAATGTCCTCGGAAGCCCAAGCAGCATGCTTTCACAGACAAATAAGCGTTAGAGGTATCATAGAGCTCTTGAGGAGAATGGACGGTTGGAGTCTATCACACTTATCAGGAGGTTAATTCGTGTGCAGATTGATAGGTTAATTCACGCTCGCTTTCCCTCCCGGTAAGCATCCATTGCATTTGGGATCCGCCTCAGGACGTCGGGCCACTTCTTCTTGGTGACAATCTTGTGACCTCCAAGTTTTGTTCATGTACATTCTATTGTACAAAGTTTCAACCTCAAAGCATGATAAGCGATTGGGAAAGAGAATTTCTTATCAAAAGTCACATGAACGGAGCGCCTGAGGACTTCCGGTCACTTCTTCTTGGTGACAATTTTGGGGCCTCCAAAGTCCGatcttattctttttaatttttatttctgttaTACTAGCCTTATGTCTccttctcaaaaaaaaaaagcgtcACATATCTAGTGGGGAAGAGAATTTCTGATCAAAAGCCACGTGGACGGGGCTGATGGGACAGTGGCGTTTCTATCCAACGGTGGAGAATCACCCTTCCAGAAACTAGGCACGTGCTCTGCCGCTTCTTCCATGCAGAGTTGACGTCGTCGCGACAGACGGAGACAGAGTCCTCCGAAGAATATTCAAACGCATGTTTGATTTGCTaattacattttaaaattataattataattttattttatccataataaaataaaataattcatacaaaatcaaagagtgagtctcatttatactttttttgcacaataaaataaaataactcatacaaaatcaaaagatggatcccatttatatcactcttttttaaaatcaaaatttaattttaaaattctactatgaAACGAAACGCAACACAAATCTTACGGCCCCTTCGTCACCGTTAGATCCAGTGGGTTAACGCCGTTGATTTTGGAGcctattataattaattataatttaattaaaatggcaaaaaCAGAAAGGAAAATTCAAGGGGGTCAGTCGGGTTGCGTAATGGATTTCTATATGTTATCCATGCAAATGGAACTCACGATTATcttattaaaatttgataagaacaaaacaataaaatgtatatatacagtTGACTTTATCGAATTCATAACTCGATAGTAATAAGGATGACTTTTCTCCCTTATCCGATCTTCTAATTTGATTAACTGTAAGATGGATATCAATGACATAATCGGCATAATTAAGTTCATTTTGTTACCTTATTTTATTCGGTTAAATTTTCACTGTATTTTATACTTTATAATGATGATGTCATTGAGATTTATCGATGAGCGAGATCATACTACTTAATTATCTCAATTTTGGAGCTGAAGAGATTTTTCATATAGAAAATATCATCTAGGACGAGGCCCAAAGATGTATTTTTGGCAAAGAGATTGGAGGATGTTATTATTGTTGAGTTGAATATGTTTGCCGTTTGCATGACCCCAAAGTACAGTCCATGCAGTTTCTATTGTGCTCAAGAAGAAGAACTTCCTGGATCTTACGACTTACGAGTACATTATTGCCATGCCCAGTCGATCATTACAGTAATTAACTAATAGaccataatataaaattaccCTGCAAAAATAGAGGGAAACTTTGAGATAACGACAACAAGTTATTTCAACTAATTATAGTGATAAATTCAGATGATATAATAATAAGTTCAACAACTATTAGTGACTACTGAGATAGTTTGAAAGATCTTTTTCTCCttaatatttacttttcttatCTTGTCTATTGTCAATAGCTTTACTTTTAAAAGGTTAAAATTAGCTCTTTGGCCACACAGTTGGGGCCTGCATATATCCCGTTTCTGTTTGGTGTAGTTTATGTTCCTTCTGTTTTACAATTAGTGTTTCAGAGATTAGAAATTTTGGGTTTTAGATAGGATTTTAGAGTTTATTTATCTCAAAAATTATATCTATTAAATTTAGTAATTATGAACAAAAATTTGGCAGAAATGAGAATTAATTAGAAGAGAGAATTAACTAGGTTGGACTATTGCCAAAATTGCAATAAAGGGTACTTTAGGCATAAAAGATTCGGGAATGTTTATTAAATGATCAACTTGATTAGGTATGGTAAGTAATTATTGGTTATACGATAGAAAAACCCAATCTGTAATTATAAATGACTTAATtggcaattattaatttattatcacAAGTAGAAATGAAGATATCATGCAATTTTACAAGTTGATAATAAAAGGAAAGTTAATTAGTAAACGGCGTTAACGCCTTTCCTAACGAAGCATGACGTCGATCCGTCCTTCCCCGTCCCTTCACGCGCGCCTTCCgctccctcttcttctctcctctatatatacagataactctctctgtctctctgcaattcttcttcttcttcttccccttctgTCGCCAGAGAACTTCGACACGAAGGAGGAGACGAAGAAGATCTCTCCGCAGCAGCAACCAATTCGTCGATCATGGCTCGTTCTCTCCAAAGCGTTAAGCTGATCTCTTCCCTCGTACTCAAGGGAGCCGCCACGGCTATCATCAGGTAACTCCCATCCAGACTGAAATATCTCTCTCCGTAAGCTTCTCGAACGGCAATCAGTAATACTCAATTATTTCTGGTTTTCTGGTTTCAGGCGGGGATTTGCGGTGGCGGCAGCTGAGGGAGGTGCAGCTGCTTCTAGCAGTGTGAGGACTGGCGGAGAAGGAGTGGCGCTGCCTTGAAGAGAGCAGGCGAGGAGAAAGGTGAAGTCCGTAGAGAAGGTGTCGTGGGGGCCGGATCCGAAGACTGGATACTACAGGCCCGAGAGCGCTGCAGCGGAGATCGACGTGGCTGAGCTGCGGGCGGCAGTGCTTAAGCACAGCAACTGATCGAGAGCTGACACAgaccggaaaaaaaattattacagGAGCTCATTCCACCAACTATCCAAGGATTAAACCAAACGGTCGATCGACTAATTATACAGTTCACGTATAGAAGTATTCGATAATTGTGATCCAGTTGGCACCACGACTGGATATATAAGTCATTCCGACTAGTCCTTGGATAATGTTAGCTAGGGACTGGCCTGGTCCATGACTGACATGGTCAATTAAGTTCATGTAATAATTTCTCATGTTATGACGCCAGTCTGGATTTAAATTTCCAATTCTACCTTGTCAAAAAGCATTACAGCACTTCTCCCGTCCATGGCATAATGCGATCTCCTGTTGAGTGGGGCCCACGGGCCGCCATGTATTTTATTGCCATGAAGTTATAGTGTTTCTCCGATTTCTCTTCTTCAGTAGAATACTTTGTTATCCGAATCCTGTAGATTCCGATTAATCAAGATTTGCCTCGAGCGACTCATTAATATAAAAGATTATCTTAGTTATAATACTTGAACTCGAGAACTTAATTTAATAGAAAATGTATCGAATTATCAGAATCAACTTATTTTGATTGCTTCGAATTTTATTCGTAGAATAAAGAGAAGATGTCATGTTCTATGATTAATGATTAGATGATTAATGATTAGGGGACAGGAAAGACGTTACTTGTTATTCCTAAATTCCAGCCGACTGTTCCTTTGGGGCAAGCAATGGAACAGACGGATGGACACCTCAACTTGATTTTATTTAATCCCAGAGGGCACCGGTTGTCTGTTTGATTGAGTCATTAATCTATTCAAGACAACCAACCTTGAGTTTTAACTAATTGTTTACATCAAGCTTTTAGAATGGAAGACCCGAAGTCTAGCTCATGTTTAAAGATCCAAATATCGTATATTATTTTCAGTACGAAAGCCCGACTCGATGATTCATCTTGGGTTAAATTATAAGCACCCAAAAAAGTTAATGGTACGATGCGATGCGAAGCACTTTCATCTGCATTCGCCTAAATATTTCATCTTCATATATAAAGCAATGGCCAACCGCTAACCTTTACCGACCAATAAACTAAACATTGGAATGAGATATTTCTACAGCATTTCTCTAGGATTAATCCAGGATGATAGTTTCCCATTATACGAGATAACTATCATGCCGCGTTGGTCGGCTTAACCATTGAAATGTGTTAAATCTCGATTGAGCCGAAAAGTTTAATCCTTCATTGACGTGTTAatgaatatatacaaatacatGCTGCTCGTTCTGAAAGATAAATCTCAGTAAAATGGAAACTAATCAATCTATcctaataagaaaataatgtaCATAGATGGCCCGATATACAAAGGGAAAGAGAATCCCGTAAAATATGTCCTCAGATTAGAAATCCCGTAATAAAATGTTCATGCCACACCATTGAAAAATTAGCAGATTTGTTGTACATCAtctagtaataataattaatttttttaaaaaaaaaaattaataaggtCAAAGGATAAGGATAAGTTGTTCTTTTGGGCGAGCAAAAGCCACATTCACATTTCCAGATGAGATTGTGCAATCCAACCTTAGCgcgattttgattttaaaacaAGAAGCAGAACATACACGCATCCTAAACTTTGCAACGTCGACAGTTAAACCCGAAAAGAAAGACTGCCCACTCACCACAACCCGATTGATTTTAAGCAATATACATTGTATCCAACTAGACCTAGTTGGATTAAGAACACTCGCTCGGGGTCCCTGACAGATTACACGATAATATATGAGGTGATGCATCATGGTATGAACCAGATAGTTGTTGGATGAATCTTCTTAACTATcgccaaaaggaaaaagaggcAAACAATGGAGCAGGAAACCTAAGCATTTGCTGGAGAATATATATCTCATGGCATGACAAAAGAGAACTCATACAATGAGGATGCAACATCCCGAATTTCCAACCCAGAAATATACTCAGAAGGACAAGCCGCGTGTTTTTTCACAAACAAATGAATGATGGTGAAGAAGATCAGTCTAATTTTAACAGCGGCAACATCcatataattaattctatAGTTTCTACAGAGAAGCAAACATGTATATTCCGAATCATCCATTTCAGAAAGATTAATTAGGAAGAACCAGAAAAGAGAACTGCTAATATCCACCAAAGCACAAGCACGATCATTCTTCATAAGAGAAAAAATCAACGAAAGGGTGAAGATGCTGCTATTGAACCAAAGCGAAAGACATGGAACTCTGTAGCTCCCTCACAGACATGGCAAGAGCTGGAACACGCATGTTTCGCGCGCACCATTTGGCTGTCAAAGCAAACTAAAGATCGACGTTTTTTAAATGACCAAGCAATTTCTTCAATTATGTTGAAACTCACTACCCATGCTATAGAATTGCCCacacaataaaagaaaatgatgtcAGACGCCCATGTTAAAACAATCCGCTATCTGCATCGCCCCCAAATCACTTCAATTGTTCGTAACCTCGTACCATGGCAAGTGAAGCATCATGCTGTTATTTTTTCTTGTACAATCTGCTCCTTTACGAGCTCTCTTATATTACAGGGCAAGTAATGAGAAGAACAACATTCCTGTTGCCCGAGATACCGTACTCGACCAAGAGACGGCTGTTATTTGGACAACAAGTACTGACCTCTTGATGTAATCTATCATGAAGAAGCAAAAAGGTTTGTCCTGAGCTTGCTCGTTTGGCCACTCAAGCAATCAAATCCACACCCGCACTGCGGGCACTCGTAGAAGTTATCAATTGAGAAAGAAGCCGATGCGATGCCCACTGAGAACTCGAGCTCATCCCCTCTCCTAACTACCTCCACTATGTTCAGCCACACGAACAGCACCTTCACACGAATCCCGCTCAGCTTTGTGAGCTTGTTCTGCGATATGTACCTGTCAATCGCATAACAATTAACAATAATAACGTATATCCACTGCCCGATCATTTGACAATTGACACCGTATCATTCAAGAATGCAACACCCGGCGCTCATTCGCCTAACCAATAAAagcttgaacttttcaaaaagatGGCAATGATCATTCAACAATATCAAATCACATTACAGCCCGACCTCGAGATTCCATGTACACTCACTAGTTAGTTATTTGTTCCCTGTTTAACTCCATTCTACATGGTGGGACTCATCATTGTTAGACAAAATCTACAAACAAATGCATAAAAACCATTGAAATACAATCAAATGTTGGGGCAGGAGACATGAATCGATTCAATAATTAAGGTACGGCGGTCAGTCCTCTATCCTACAACGTTGAATTTCGACATATATCCGAAATTCAGAGTTGGTTTTATGAGAGTACCCGTTGATCGTGGACTTGTACTTCAACTGGTACGAGCCCTCAAGGGAGAAGCTGCAGGACCCATTGAGGTAGGCTCGGAACCGTCCCGTGTCCTCGTCGAGCTCGTACCGTGGCTCCCTTTGGGAGGAGGCCCTCCGGGAAGTTGAAGCCCTGCAGGGCCTCGTAAACCAAAGGCCGGCCACCGCCGCCGGCTGCTGCTACCGGTGACAGAAGGAGAACGAAGAGGCAGAGACTGCCGAAAGCCATACGCTTCATCGACATCGAAGctctactctctctctctctctctctctctctctctttcagtcttcagtttctctctctagaaaaTGGATTTGCTGGCTGTGGCTATGGAAGtgaacagagagagagactcaAAGGGGAAGTCGGTGGAGAGGGCGACGAGGCGACGAGGATATGGGCATGATGATGCCGGAATTCCAAAACCGCAGCGTTTGTCGTTTTCATGGGGGACGAGTTGACATGGTTTTTGCCGTCTATGGAAGGCGGAATTCCCCATTACCATTGACGTAGATTCCCATTGTAGTAGATTTCCTTGGCTTTTCTTTTGGGTTCCAGAGGAATGAAACATAAATCCTTTTAGCTAATAAAGAAATACGACAGTCTTATGAAGTATCGAAAACATGCGAGGGTGTACACTATTACACGGGT
This region includes:
- the LOC116216033 gene encoding protein SENESCENCE-ASSOCIATED GENE 21, mitochondrial-like, with amino-acid sequence MSRSLQSFKFVSSVVLDGAAAAIARRGFAAAAVAEGGAAASSSVRIGGARSSAALKRSGEEKVKSVEKVSWGPDPKTGYYRPESAAAEIDVAQLRAALLKHST